In the genome of Pelodiscus sinensis isolate JC-2024 chromosome 15, ASM4963464v1, whole genome shotgun sequence, one region contains:
- the PRR14L gene encoding protein PRR14L isoform X4, whose amino-acid sequence MLSSGVESQEKSHPHPLDSSMSAVVQELYNGLPVSISTEITPGSDANVRLDAKPEASTLVLAHNSSLLSECHRICGVENCPKETDNLDNGGKLISQEVVGSLSEESMESRNLAENEEAKTGILGKQDICANRSQKEERGSVKKTQDVQQELVGYCSLASEEKRWLRQEDPQINQSGKEVSRICCTEMAEPLKSKENQTNVQVTPEILPKPTEEIQGMKAVGTRIFSKAGHGNYRVSKGLPTETNECPDIDIITASGEVSETSTLFSIEPLTVVETGSTKEYPHEEKEYKGLTTCTTISLTTRDCTISYSETGEIGLFRSSHVNGSNITPASYQTYEQDEENNPHNYSAFHISQSSEVDIPLSKESSEALRAPLKSLCGLDSENMPLEENTEFCEIQEAYLANERERPSCNGGSQRTEFLKNWISRPVMEEQLSPVQSGEIATDKAEQLEMDSCTDHSPSCGYGKVAEIRRETATKNSCDMNNGHDVHSESSDLPIPSSVASSAEFPPGDLISSEINFKKDGNQWQIGINDVCWGGVVKRCTKENNTLLVNTKNLVSIKTGDLHTCSSNGYNKYANSLPTVHDSLDYGTKLDDVFLEAPLVEKEVSSSSVIEDLDNSSEKTPEAISVNVNLPTYKETNFTCTSSEALGHDAKESRVPLGLPSEPYYGNADAVSNRDLCLDRLPKNMPLLASAKLEAQSVGLQLKNEELSLANHSFNITYVTSKGSQKSMNSVLRRTKKIVTNMENEKSDTCIHNDQYMEYHCSAVKDCFILSDGTSLDNAMLNKDSFKAQIELKTEKATCLETQQLLVPNDEKAVSLPEENIHLACESVPRADDWNCNCVFKKMPNYTSAAERLLHSAGILDDLIMDSLEVKSSNTNIEVESLKRYDDACENTKERLDSDNIEKITVTGKGQEQINSCALQKDEKDKIEILDSVNAYKDSHHDEASEQSVSTDVNKSKDQDGHQIYNTTVVLGERELKMYKTTALPCEYHLSEDTVSKSDADSSIPSHKTCSKQSFDLELSCFQHSEQLNDTVCQVENQNLACQIELIGPVSHKQNETRVSNEVLEFQHCDLDNSKHISNTGVQTITSSVEQPVRAICSKENELLTLKDEKRTRLIHEFLEEKIFQGPYQKIMVDTDLSEYTVISDSSEAKKVELKESNNVGAGSREDHGIFKDSTVNADHSEYTDSVSSAKEDQKEYTILVENSKLSPLVNIGSLVMDPENKIKTIVDSFSVFLSASKSLSCVPEETAIIPGIRRETCLLLDSAVNHRIVEIKKTCPQSGFVTFTVADGPESKNPVQSEEFCVNQELSSAKDVISETPLALSSEICLPQRDELLATSWNVQIADQDSSSTNALCNDYSATDPLVQTLERRTDSSDSSSEAREKAISSLNEVKLEVYTASHARSSESSVSAGDSESVVKEMDVTSSDNSDCVADHSELVSVKLLSETVDSYLESKDLINSETSDIHQTTDSRKPSKNDTEASLKCLDFSEVCQSYELSSHSKDNSNEVRDSMKTPHDSVSAENEVPDAERLAFTYFVQALKQQMCEETEVCPARNFLLHVGHMQQIQESKDQESAKIPFQGSVVYDTESLEASDELVVSSVVTKTESPRKQFFAAISSISDDKQIYSTLQEVKRPKISKNDDSEHMKTMTSEVESLSVHLGSRIELSADNTPLVPFPLSLPQAKSFAKDDEIHGAFRNTCKSKRLFPVKQQTKRKCVKTPTWDELKTVRENKKVKSSAFKRNSPDAVPMQEHNLLSPIYFARTRSAKKVEIARRLNLMSKKKANKCSLLNRLKLSKCTKEPTLLSRLSTMASNLLALPKSSHKLKTLQCSSELPMIERSRQTRSKRLLEVFSCINMKIKSQQGDGLCTKMFSFQPLALYPVVSSKMYILDLSSNIPSVFNTPISPISFHINLDFDSLINLTGITSQHCVPDRPALGEALVHPCQPSKWTFSFLLPQSCSDITAFREDTKLSNELHSSGLSLTTTEAVTSSDNCRRNPIAKRAGCSMLGLHTVLALSSPQCYRIWTRRRNVTSRIPTVQRLFISQITQGLTGLRSPNSVSDDLFSSLPNSLGKVLALWIQHGPSACPSEFTPLHSNHCKWQPSLGIESSYVVLPHMTVLGPKAARTTGVDIRLEHSLSDWLPKSCMFPELAISPLRLSVPEFQVHPFDALDASLSLCPTSQRDTELKKAEPEKKPKRVSQIRIRKTVPKPDPNLTPMGLPRRKRLKKKEFSLEEIYTNKNYKSPPMTRCLETIFEEPKEKNGSLISISQQKRKRILEFQDFTIPRKRKTRSRVKVAGSFTRAKKAAVQGREIDALLVQKLMDLDAFFAEEDEKEQSSGS is encoded by the exons GAGGACCCTCAGATAAACCAGAGTGGGAAAGAAGTTTCAAGAATTTGCTGCACTGAAATGGCAGAGCCTCTGAAGAGTAAAG AAAACCAAACAAATGTACAGGTGACACCTGAAATTCtgccaaagcccactgaagaaaTACAAGGTATGAAGGCTGTTGGGACTAGGATATTTAGTAAAGCAGGACACGGGAATTACAGAGTGAGTAAAGGTCTTCCAACTGAGACAAATGAATGCCCAGATATAGACATTATCACGGCCAGTGGTGAGGTTTCAGAAACCAGTACTTTATTTTCCATAGAGCCTTTAACAGTTGTGGAGACTGGCTCAACAAAAGAATATCCTCACGAAGAAAAAGAATATAAAGGATTAACAACCTGTACTACTATATCATTGACCACAAGGGATTGTACAATCTCTTATTCGGAGACTGGAGAAATAGGCTTGTTTAGATCAAGCCATGTTAATGGAAGTAATATAACACCTGCCAGTTACCAGACTTATGAGCAAGATGAAGAAAACAACCCTCATAACTACAGTGCTTTTCATATATCTCAAAGTAGTGAAGTTGATAtacctctctcaaaagaaagttCTGAAGCTTTAAGGGCTCCACTGAAGAGTTTGTGTGGTCTGGATTCTGAAAATATGCCACTAGAAGAGAACACTGAGTTCTGTGAAATACAGGAAGCATATCTTgctaatgaaagagagagaccaAGTTGTAATGGTGGTAGTCAAAGAACTGAATTTCTGAAGAACTGGATCTCCAGACCTGTGATGGAAGAACAGCTCTCTCCAGTCCAGAGTGGAGAAATAGCCACTGATAAGGCTGAACAATTGGAAATGGATAGTTGCACTGACCATTCACCCAGTTGTGGTTATGGGAAAGTTGCTGAAATCAGGAGAGAAACTGCAACGAAGAACAGTTGTGACATGAATAATGGGCATGACGTTCATTCAGAGAGCTCTGATTTGCCAATTCCTAGTTCTGTTGCTTCATCAGCAGAATTTCCACCAGGAGACTTAATCTCTTCagaaattaactttaaaaaggaTGGGAACCAGTGGCAAATAGGTATTAATGATGTATGTTGGGGTGGTGTAGTAAAACGATGTACAAAGGAAAATAACACTTTATTGGTGAATACAAAAAACCTTGTCAGTATTAAGACTGGAGACTTGCATACATGTTCTAGTAATGGCTACAATAAATATGCAAACTCTCTTCCCACTGTTCATGACTCTCTGGACTATGGCACCAAGTTGGATGATGTTTTTCTTGAAGCACCACTGGTTGAAAAAGAAGTTAGCAGCAGTTCAGTGATAGAAGATCTGGATAatagttctgaaaaaactccagAAGCAATTAGTGTTAATGTCAACCTGCCTACGTACAAAGAAACAAACTTTACTTGCACATCAAGTGAAGCTCTTGGTCATGATGCAAAAGAATCAAGAGTACCTCTGGGGCTTCCAAGTGAACCTTATTATGGTAATGCCGATGCAGTTTCAAACAGAGATTTGTGCCTGGACAGGCTACCTAAAAACATGCCCCTCCTTGCTTCTGCAAAGCTGGAAGCACAATCTGTGGGCCTTCAGCTTAAGAATGAAGAATTGTCTTTAGCAAATCATAGTTTCAATATTACTTATGTAACAAGTAAAGGTTCCCAGAAAAGTATGAACTCTGTACTGAGGCGTACAAAGAAGATTGTCACCaatatggaaaatgaaaaaagtgaCACGTGTATTCATAATGACCAGTATATGGAATACCACTGTTCAGCTGTTAAGGACTGTTTCATCTTATCTGATGGTACCAGCTTGGATAATGCTATGCTGAACAAGGATTCTTTTAAAGCTCAGATTGAGTTGAAGACTGAAAAAGCTACTTGCTTGGAAACACAACAGTTACTTGTACCTAATGATGAAAAAGCAGTCAGCCTTCCTGAGGAGAACATTCATTTAGCATGTGAATCTGTTCCTCGTGCAGATGATTGGAATTGCAATTGTGTGTTTAAGAAGATGCCAAATTATACTTCCGCAGCAGAAAGGTTGTTGCATTCAGCTGGCATTCTTGATGATCTAATAATGGACTCATTGGAAGTGAAGAGTTCAAATACAAATATTGAGGTAGAAAGCTTGAAACGCTATGATGATGCTTGTGAAAATACAAAGGAAAGGCTAGATTCTGACAACATAGAAAAAATTACTGTTACGGGTAAGGGACAAGAACAGATTAACTCTTGTGCATTACAGAAAGATGAAAAGGATAAAATAGAAATTCTGGATAGTGTAAACGCTTACAAAGACAGTCACCATGATGAGGCCAGTGAGCAGTCAGTCAGCACAGATGTGAACAAAAGCAAGGATCAAGATGGACACCAAATATACAACACAACAGTGGTCCTGGGAGAGAGAGAACTAAAGATGTACAAGACGACTGCATTACCTTGTGAATACCATCTCTCTGAAGACACTGTTTCAAAGAGTGATGCAGACTCCAGTATTCCAAGTCACAAAACATGTTCTAAGCAATCCTTTGATTTAGAATTGTCATGTTTTCAACATTCAGAGCAACTAAATGATACTGTTTGTCAGGTTGAAAATCAAAATCTTGCGTGTCAAATTGAGCTTATTGGACCAGTTTCTCACAAGCAAAATGAAACCCGGGTATCAAATGAAGTTCTAGAGTTCCAACACTGTGACTTGGACAACTCAAAGCACATATCAAACACTGGTGTGCAAACTATAACAAGTTCAGTGGAACAACCTGTGAGAGCAATCTGCTCCAAGGAAAATGAATTGTTAACTCTAAAAGATGAAAAGAGAACTCGATTGATTCATGAGTTTTTAGAAGAAAAGATTTTTCAAGGACCTTACCAAAAAATTATGGTAGATACAGACTTATCAGAATATACAGTCATCAGTGATTCATCAGAAGCAAAGAAAGTAGAATTAAAAGAATCCAATAATGTAGGTGCCGGTTCCAGGGAAGATCATGGAATTTTTAAAGACAGTACAGTAAATGCAGACCATTCAGAATACACAGACTCTGTCAGTAGTGCAAAGGAGGATCAAAAAGAATATACAATACTGGTAGAAAATTCCAAACTTTCTCCATTAGTGAACATTGGTAGCTTGGTTATGGATccagaaaataaaattaagaccATTGTTGATtccttttctgtctttctttcagCCTCCAAGAGTCTTTCATGTGTGCCAGAAGAAACAGCTATCATTCCAGGAATCAGAAGAGAAACCTGCTTACTGTTGGATTCTGCAgtaaatcatagaattgtagaaatAAAGAAAACTTGTCCTCAGTCAGGATTTGTGACTTTTACAGTTGCTGATGGTCCAGAGAGCAAGAACCCAGTGCAGTCAGAAGAATTCTGTGTGAACCAAGAGCTTTCCAGTGCTAAAGATGTAATTTCTGAAACCCCTTTAGCTCTGAGCTCAGAAATCTGCCTACCACAAAGAGATGAACTGCTTGCAACATCTTGGAATGTACAAATAGCTGACCAGGATTCATCTTCAACGAATGCCCTCTGTAATGACTACTCTGCTACAGACCCTCTTGTGCAGACACTTGAGAGAAGAACTGATAGCAGTGACAGCTCATCTGAAGCGAGAGAGAAAGCAATTAGCTCCCTAAATGAAGTTAAATTAGAAGTGTATACGGCAAGTCATGCTCGCAGCAGTGAGAGTTCTGTAAGTGCAGGGGATAGCGAGTCAGTTGTAAAAGAGATGGATGTAACTTCATCTGATAATAGTGATTGTGTCGCCGATCACTCAGAATTAGTAAGTGTTAAGTTGCTTTCAGAAACTGTAGACAGTTATCTGGAGTCTAAAGACTTAATTAACAGTGAGACATCAGACATCCATCAGACAACAGATAGCAGGAAGCCATCAAAAAATGACACAGAAGCATCTTTAAAATGTCTCGATTTCAGTGAAGTGTGTCAGTCTTATGAATTAAGTTCACACAGCAAAGACAACAGCAATGAAGTTAGAGACTCAATGAAGACTCCACATGACTCAGTCAGTGCAGAAAATGAGGTGCCTGATGCAGAAAGACTGGCGTTCACCTACTTTGTCCAAGCTCTTAAGCAACAGATGTGTGAAGAAACTGAAGTATGTCCAGCTCGAAACTTTCTACTCCATGTGGGACACATGCAGCAAATACAGGAGTCAAAAGACCAAGAGTCAGCAAAAATCCCATTTCAGGGCAGTGTGGTGTATGATACTGAGTCTTTAGAAGCTTCAGATGAATTGGTGGTATCTTCAGTAGTCACGAAGACTGAAAGTCCTAGAAAGCAGTTCTTTGCTGCCATAAGCAGTATTAGTGATGATAAACAAATATATAGCACTTTACAAGAAGTCAAAAGGCCAAAGATTTCTAAGAATGATGATTCAGAGCATATGAAGACTATGACCTCAGAAGTGGAAAGCCTGAGTGTTCATTTAGGGTCTCGCATTGAATTGTCAGCAGATAATACCCCTCTTGTTCCTTTTCCTCTCTCACTACCACAAGCTAAAAGCTTTGCTAAGGATGATGAAATCCATGGTGCCTTTAGAAACACATGCAAATCAAAAAGACTTTTCCCAGTAAAGCAGCAGACAAAAAGGAAGTGCGTAAAAACTCCCACATGGGATGAACTTAAAACTGTGAGAGAGAATAAAAAAGTTAAAAGCTCAGCTTTTAAAAGGAATTCCCCTGATGCTGTTCCTATGCAAGAACACAACCTTCTCAGCCCTATATATTTTGCACGTACACGATCAGCAAAGAAAGTAGAAATAGCCAGGAGATTGAACCTCATGTCAAAGAAGAAAGCCAATAAGTGCAGTTTGTTGAACCGTTTGAAACTTAGTAAATGTACCAAAGAACCAACACTACTAAGCAGACTGTCTACAATGGCCAGTAATTTACTGGCCTTACCCAAAAGCAGCCACAAGTTAAAGACTCTGCAATGTTCCTCTGAACTACCAATGATTGAAAGGTCCAGACAAACTAGATCTAAAAGACTACTAGAAGTTTTTTCATGCATTAACATGAAGATAAAATCTCAGCAGGGTGATGGCTTGTGCACCAAAATGTTCAGCTTTCAGCCATTGGCACTTTATCCTGTAGTCTCTTCCAAAATGTACATTTTAGACTTAAGTAGCAACATTCCATCAGTCTTCAATACTCCCATTTCCCCAATTTCTTTTCACATAAATTTGGACTTTGATTCTTTGATAAACCTCACAGGGATTACATCCCAACATTGTGTACCTGATAGACCAGCTTTAGGAGAGGCACTAGTACATCCGTGTCAGCCTTCAAAATGGACTTTCTCTTTCCTCCTGCCCCAAAGCTGCTCAGATATAACAGCTTTCAGGGAAGACACCAAACTCAGTAATGAGCTGCACTCTTCTGGTCTGTCTCTAACCACCACAGAGGCTGTAACCTCTAGTGATAATTGTAGGAGAAATCCCATAGCTAAAAGAGCAGGGTGCTCCATGCTTGGCCTTCACACAGTGCTAGCACTTTCTTCCCCTCAATGTTACAGGATCTGGACAAGAAGAAGAAATGTAACCAGTCGAATTCCTACTGTCCAGAGACTTTTTATATCGCAAATCACACAGGGCTTGACAGGGTTAAGGTCTCCAAATTCCGTATCAGATGACCTCTTCTCTTCATTGCCCAACTCACTGGGCAAGGTACTTGCCTTATGGATCCAGCATGGCCCTTCTGCCTGTCCCTCCGAATTCACTCCTCTCCATTCCAATCACTGCAAGTGGCAGCCAAGTCTGGGCATCGAGAGCAG TTATGTTGTGTTACCACACATGACTGTCCTGGGACCCAAAGCTGCAAGGACCACGGGTGTGGACATAAG GCTGGAACATTCGCTCTCTGATTGGCTACCAAAATCTTGCATGTTTCCAGAATTGGCAATATCTCCACTCAGGCTTTCAGTACCTGAATTTCAGGTCCATCCCTTTGATGCCCTCGATGCTTCTCTCTCACTATGTCCCACATCCCAGAGGGACACTGAACTGAAAAAA GCAGAGCCAGAAAAGAAGCCAAAGAGAGTTTCTCAGATCCGCATCCGAAAGACTGTTCCCAAGCCAGATCCTAACCTTACCCCCATGGGACTCCCCAGACGAAAAAG GCTGAAGAAGAAAGAATTTAGTTTAGAAGAAATTTACACAAACAAGAACTACAAGTCCCCTCCAATGACCAG ATGTCTGGAAACCATCTTTGAGGAGCCCAAGGAGAAAAATGGATCTTTGATCTCTATCAGCCAGCAGAAGAGGAAGCGGATTCTGGAGTTTCAGGACTTCACTATTCCCCGGAAGAGGAAGACACGAAGCAGAGTCAAAGTGGCGGGTAGTTTCACACGAGCCAAAAAGGCTGCAGTGCAGGGCAGAGAGATAGATGCCCTCCTTGTTCAGAAACTAATGGATCTTGATGCCTTCTTTGCAGAGGAGGATGAAAAGGAGCAATCATCTGGAAGCTGA